A genomic region of Metopolophium dirhodum isolate CAU chromosome 1, ASM1992520v1, whole genome shotgun sequence contains the following coding sequences:
- the LOC132933367 gene encoding GATA zinc finger domain-containing protein 14-like, protein MPWTIVCFEEENCVEIVPDYWFKNGCCAWPKKSIKNYKKFVDRHIEPNDIDFDYFKARSMSHNIVSLHDARAKLKIAEETSELSTFENEKSTRSERHRQPDYSYNIKHKEKTKMPKQSRNRNFNDSEGISIEDPPVLNSKDGDVLDDDNVLNSPSGKWNVSKIDNNTMIVGTSKKRLDFTNTHTPKSSIKKSPNYSPSLRKLKKVPSNSTSDFEIITNEERRDGNSKSLLSLPNSNSKKIRNNGYFESHLSSLTGENNMNKNDSNSETGNNYSTLIGTIRSIRKYNNCPEIDVLKPMKVYMANAKSREDGKQKKINDNQEPQLST, encoded by the exons atgccGTGGACTATTGTATGTTTTGAAGAGGAAAACTGCGTCGAAATAGTGCCTGATTATTGGTTTAAAAATGGTTGTTGTGCGTGGCCAAAAaagagtataaaaaattataaaaaatttgttgatCGCCATATTGAACCTAATGATATAGATTTTGACTATTTCAAGGCAAGGTCCATGTCTCACAATATTG ttagttTACATGATGCACGGGCAAAACTAAAAATTGCTGAAGAAACATCAGAATTATCtacttttgaaaatgaaaagtCAACTCGAAGTGAACGGCACCGTCAACCTGATTACTcttataacattaaacataaagaaaaaactaagATGCCAAAGCAGTCAagaaatagaaattttaatGATTCTGAAGGAATTTCTATTGAAGATCCTCCTGTACTCAACAGTAAAGacg gtgaTGTATTAGATGatgataatgtattaaattCTCCATCAGGGAAATGGAATGTatctaaaatagataataataccaTGATAGTTGGAACCAGTAAAAAAAGACTTGATTTTACTAATACACATACACCCAAATCATCAATTAAAAAATCACCAAATTATTCGCCAAGTctaagaaaactaaaaaaag TTCCATCTAACTCAACATCAGACtttgaaattattacaaatgaAGAGAGACGAGACGGAAACTCCAAATCACTATTATCTTTGcctaatagtaatagtaaaaaaattagaaataacgGATACTTTGAATCACATTTGTCATCTCTCac aggtgaaaataatatgaataaaaatgacTCAAATTCTGAAACAGGAAACAATTACTCGACACTTATAG GTACTATAAGaagtattagaaaatataacaattgtCCAGAGATAGATGTATTGAAGCCAATGAAAGTGTATATGGCTAATGCTAAAAGCCGGgaagatggaaaacaaaaaaaaatcaatgacaaTCAGGAACCGCaattatctacataa
- the LOC132933366 gene encoding uncharacterized protein LOC132933366, translating into MKKKDNISERLRSKDFDVEVFNSLTFRQGDGVVTIKTPFEEKGKDLWVLSHYKVTNIENVPVKDRWKFSEATVRLYTTDESKDQTLHTGLNETMQIIFDKLLTDPKRQTIKSKTVV; encoded by the exons atgaaaaagaa AGATAATATCAGCGAACGCTTGAGATCAAAagattttgatgttgaagtatttaattCGCTAACATTCAGACAAGGAGATGGCGTTGTGACAATAAAGACGCCTTTTGAAGAAAAAGGAAAGGATCTTTGGGTGCTAAGTCATTATAAGGTTACTAACATCGAGAATGTACCAGTAAAGGACAg atGGAAGTTCAGTGAAGCTACTGTTAGATTGTACACGACCGACGAATCAAAAGATCAAACACTTCATACTGGTCTTAATGAGacaatgcaaattatatttgataaattactaacCGATCCAAAGCGTCAAACTATTAAAAGCAAGAcggttgtttga